The genomic DNA TGATGCAACTGATGCACTAGCCAATGCCGAGGTTGCTGAGGCTGTAATGCTTGCCCCCGTTGCAGAAGAAACCGTTGTATCCACAATACGCGTGCCATTTACTGCTGTATTGGTTAAATAACGTAATGCACCAAACAAGGCATCACTGCTATCAACGACTAAACCATAAAACCCAGTTTTTCCCAGCTTGCCCTTATTTAGATCGAGTAGTCCAGCGACCAACTGTGGAAAAGCGTTTTGTTGTCTGCCTACAGGTTGCTGTAAGAATTGCGCTATTTTATCTTTTGCCGCTAATTGCACTTGTTGATTAGACTGCAACTGCCTTACCTTACTTAACACCTCTTGAGTTTTTATCACCGAGCTTGTCACCCCAGCCACAGCCTCTGTTAATCCAAGAGCATTAGGTGCCAAACTTGCAACTAACGGCAACTGACTTGCTTCTCCTGCGGTAGCCATTTGATCAAGCTGAGTGCTAGTATTATGGGCCCGCTGTAAGCCCCCCCCTAGCTTGGCTTTTTCTTTGAGTAAATCAGCCTTTTTGACGTTCGGCTTAGCCTGTCGCAACTCCTGAGCCAGATTATTTCGCAGAATTTTATGGCGAAATTTTACCGGCCGAAATAATTGACCAATACGCGATTGTTGTTTTTCCTGAATATGCGCCTTAAAGCGCTCCCCCGCTTGAGTAGCATTGTTAATTAATCCTTTAGCTGTGCCACGCTTTGCTGGAGATAGACTTAAACTCTCTTGATGCAAGGTCAACAACAATTTGATTTCAGATAATGCAGGGTGATCATCAACCCGTCCATTAAAGGTTGTCGCATCATCAATAGTAAAAGGAATGGCAAACTCAGCCAGCTGTTTTTGCATTAAAGCGATACGGTGACTGCCATACTGCTTTTGAAAACCTTCTACCCCAACTGTTAACAACTGCGCTAATTGATTTTTGAGTTGAATTAATGTGCCTAGCGTGGTTTGTTGAATAACAGGCAGTGATATGGCTGCTGCTTTGTCATACTTCCCTGTCAATGGCGCTAGCGCATGGCGTGCTTTTTTTGACACCATGTTAGCAGTCATACTAACCCAATCAAGCAATTCCTGATTTGCTTGTGGTTGACTATAACGCACTTGACGCCACTCCTGCTTTACATCATTCAACCGAGCCACCTCGTCGGCTAGCTGATCAGCGGTCTGATCTTGATTGGCTAATACAGATAAACCATGCTCAGCCTGTATTATAATTTGATCGACCAGGTCTCTTATCACATAATCCGGGCGACGGTTTTGCCACTGACTGATAATCTCCTTCAGTTGCTCAGTAACGTCTGTAATCGCATTAACTGTTAATGATTGCTTCTCACTTGCTGCTAATTGCTCAAAACAACTAACTGCACTGGCTAACAATTTACTCGGCGACCATTGACCCAGTTGCTGAGAAACCAATGTTTCATTAGCTGATTCAGGCCCAGGTTTTTCTTGTGTTAGCAGTTGCCCTGTTTTGACATTAATTGGGGTTATTTTGCTAGCATGAACGGTTTGGTTAACCGTTGTTGTAGGGAGTGGGATGGCCTGTTTGCCCAACCGAGATTTAGCCAGCCCAGGCATTGCCACTAATAAGCCCAGTTTGGCGAGGGTGGCTGGCTGCTGAGAAAAACTACTCGCCACCTGTCGTGATACGTTTGTTAACTGGTTAAGCAACATCACCTTACTACCCCATTACACTTTAATCGCTAAAGGCTCTGCGCTTTGAGCAGACCGTGCCGTTTGCGCTGGAGACATATCAGAATAAGCCTGCAACTGATGCCACCACCGATCAGCTATATCTACAAAATGAAACAAGCTATCTTGAAAAACCATCGCATTGGTTATTTCTTTTGCAGTAACCCGATGCCAAAGAATGACATGATCATCGTCATCCAGGGCAAAGCTATACCCTTCTGTAGCCAAGTCTAATAAATTTTGTTTTAACAAAAACTCGGCCAGTTGTTGTCTACCAACGTCTGTCAAACGGGTTAATACAGCATAAAAATAGAGTTGTTCAATCGTAGTCACAGACTCAATATTCAGCAACCAGCGTTGATCATAATTAAAACAATAAATCCCTTGATCATTGCTATCCGCTGCTTCTGCAAAACCAGCTGAAATAAGCCATTGCGTTAATTGTGCGGTTACATTCTGCACAGCAACTCTCGATTTCTCTGTCACCTGAATTGCTGTTAATTGTAAGGATTTATATGACAAACAAATGACAAGAAGGAACCAAAACAGTGACCTTTAGTTCCTTTGCAAAAAAATTAATAAAAATTTATGCGAAAATATAAAATTAGTCTGGTACTGTCTTCTCACCTGGCGACTCAACAGTGTTACTCGCCAAAGCCGGTCCACTATTAATTATTTGGCCTACATGCTGACGCAAGTCTTTTTCAAAGTAGTGCTGTAATGTCTTGGAAATTGTCGTTAGGTCATGACTAACCATCATTTTGGGTAATGGATCAATTCCCAGCGAATTAAGCACCATGCCATACTCGCTTTGTACCTCTGCATATTGATAATACTGATCAAGTGTCGCCAGTAATAAATCCCCTTGTGACTGGATTAGCTCTAACCGCTCACCAACCCCACTGCTACTTGCTGCCTGGTATTGCTGATAACGTTGTTTTTCAATGTCTGTCGCCCAAATAGAGTACTCCAAATCTTGTTTAGCCGCGAGATAGCTCCGTAATGACAATTCCACCTGAGATAAAACCGCCGAAGTTAATGCCTGACGTTGCATATTGACTAACTTTTCTCGCGTTTCATGGAGTAAATTAATATCAGGAATACGGGCCAGTTTCATCAAATCATACGACACTTGGATACCCGCTTCAGCCCAACTTTGGTTAAGCAAAAAGCTGTTATCGTCATAATAAGCACCCAGGTTAAATGATAAACCAGGTAATAAATCCAATTTCGCTATCTTACCTTCTTTTCTGACTATGCGTGATTTATAGTCCATTTCCATTAATTCTGGTCGATAGCTTAATGCTGCCAGCTGTAGTTTTTGCAATTGATGAGCACTAAACGCAACAGCGGTATTAGTTGCTAAGGGGGGCTGAGCAACCTGATAGCGGCTACCCAGCGGAACATTCATTAGCCGCGCTAAATCTGCTTTAGCCAAGGAAAGCTGTTCCTTTTTTTTCATTAAATTACGCAGCGTTTTCAACAAATCACGGCGATATTTTAAGGTCAGCAATGGTTTTTGTAGCGCGCCATGCTGCATTCTTTTGGCAGTATTTAATGCATACTCAATTTCACGCATGACCCGTTTAAGTTTCATTTCAACCTGTTCTGCAGCTACCACTCGCCAATATGCCTGTCGTACTTCTTGCACAATATTTTGCACCACTTTTCGACGCTGCTCTTCTGCAATCAGCACTTTATTTGCCTGTTGTTTCTGGCGTAAGTAACTCACCCCAAAATCCAAAACATTCCAAACAACACGGGCCTGAGCGTTCCATAGTTCTTGGTCTTGGGAAGTCGACGTTTCGAGAGACTCTGTATCGCGAGAAACAGAAAAGCTGCTGGAAGCATTTACATTGTCCCGGTGTTTATAACCGGCAGACGCCGCTAATTGTGGCAACAAATCATAGCGAGAAACATCCAGTTCGCGGTTTTTAACCACTTGATCGAGCATTTTTAAGCGATGGGCTAAGTTGTATTTTAAAGCACGAGCCATCGCCTCATAAAGTGAGATTTCGCCCCTAACAGGCTCCTGATCTTTAAACATTTGTTCAAGATCAGAAGTGACCCGTTTATTAATCGCTTCTTTATCAATTGGTTTTGGCGTGACGACACAACCAGTCGCACATAGCGCCAAAACCCCTATAGAAATCTTGATATACCCTACCCGTCCTTGGGCCTTTATCATAGGAAATCCTTCTTTATTATTATGCTGCTTATGTAGGGTATATTATAGCCAAGGTTTCCAGGCTATCTACCTATTACTACCCGTTAACAACATCAGGCTCCTCCAGCATATCTTCCAGAGCTTCTAATAGCAGCAGCTGTTCAATTTCAAAACGATTACTCACCAGTTGTAACTGCTCATTAAAGTTGAGTCCGTTTTGCAATAATTGTAGCTGTGCTTCAGTTTTTTTCTGTTTATTCTGCTCATTAGGCTGACTATTTGTGTCATTTGTTGCAGGTTCACCAGCGGTGTTATCGCCTTGCTTAGCTGGCTCATTATTAGGATTTGCGCCTGCATTACTGGCCTGCTGGCTATTGTTATTTAACTCTATACCACCATTACCTAATGATGGTGCATCAGTAGGACTGGCTTGATTATTATTACCTGGCTGATCGCCACTATTTGCTCCTTGATCATTCCCTACGGGTTGATTATCAATGGGAGAAACCGGTGTTGTCGGGTTCGCTCCTGGGGTAGGTGATGTCACAGGGGATGGTGTTACTGAAGGTGCATTGGTTGGCAATGCCTGAGAGCCAAAGCTCACTTGAACACCTGGCTCTCCTCCAGCTGAATCACTGCCACTGGGCACTAGCACAGTGGTACCGCTATCACCACTAGCACTAAAACCAACGCCATTTGCAGAGGAAAAACCAAAGGCTGGATTAATACCTAAGCCTACCACCGCTCTTTGTGGTAAGCCCGCTGCGATACCTGTACTGGTGGTAATAACATCAGCTGTTGTATTAATAGTAGGAATTAACGTACTCACAACAGGTGTCACAGTTAAGGTAGGAGAAGTAGTTTCAACGGTATCAGATAAAATAGTTTCCGAACCTATAGGCTCAAGCACAAAATTGGCCAGGGGAGCTGGGTCAGATACAGTAAGTGTCGTATCAGCTGAACTGTTACCGCTGAGTTGGGAAATATTCAGGTTGGTGGCTACATCATCAATAATGGTAATCGTAAATGTGCGTTCAAAACGCCCGCCATTTCCATCATTGACGGCCACCCGAATACTATAAGTGCCCCCATCTATCGCCGATAAATCTTTAGGTTTTAGCAAATTATCCGTAATGGAAAATAAACCATTATGTTGACTTCCAACACCAGTTACTAAACTGTAACTATGAATATCATCCGTATCTACATCTGTTGTGGCAAAGGTTCCAATTAAACCCGTGGTATTGGATTTTCGAATGACATCACTTGATAAGCTGATTGCAGTAGGCGCATCATTGACCTGTACCACACTCACCGTAGAATGAATAGTAAATGCACTCGCATCCTGACCACCATTGGCTATACCGCCGCTGTCGGATAATTTAGTTAATGTGACTACCCGTTCACTGGTATCAGGGAATTGACTATTATTTTGATAGCTCATGCCATTGACCAAAGCTTGCATGGCTACCACAGATAACGAGCCTCCCGTTAAATTAACCTGTGCTGTTGACCCTACAACACTAACGGTATAGCTTAAATTATTAACTGAAGTAATCCCGCTACGACCATCCACTAACCTGATTCGAGTGCCATCAACATTAATGATTTCGTTAACTCCATCCTTAATGTTGCTCACTTTAAAACTCAACCCTGTTAGGGTTTGACCTGTTTCTACGGTATCAATGGTGGTACCACTAAATAAGTTCACTGCAGCACCATCTTCAATATAAGTAGGATTACTGGCTGTGCTGCTCAACGTAGGTGCATCATTGTTAGCCACTACAGTTACTGTGGAAGCAATGGTTAATGACCCAGTATTATCGCCACCATTAGCCGTACCGCCATTGTCCTGAATACTGGTTAAGGTCACGACTCGATTCGCAGTGGTAGGCATTTGGTTGTTATTTTGATAACTCATATTATCGATCACTGATTGAGCTGCAGCTGCAGATAAGTTACCCCCTGTCAGTGATACGGTTGCCGTTGTGCCCACCACAGTCACGTTATAGCTCAAGCCATTGGTCGCCGTGGTACCGCTATTCCCCTGGGTCAATACTACCGAAACCCCATCCACAACAATGACTTCACTGTTACCATCACTCACGTTACTAACAGTAAAAGTCAGCCCAGTAATCGTTTGCCCAGCTTCTATAGTGCTTATACTGGTGCCAGTAAACAGGCTAGCTGCTGCGCCCCCTTCCGTGAACGTGGGGTTACTGGCATTGGCGGTTAAGGTCGGCTCATCATTAACCCCCACCATGGTCACCGTCGATGCCACCGAAATGGATGCGGTATCGTCTCCACTATTGGCCGTACCGCCACTGTCTTGAATGCTGGTTAAGGTCACCACCCGGTTACTGGTGCTGGGGGTATTGCTGTTATTCTGATAACTCATGTTATCAATCAGCGTTTGTGCCGTGGCGGTAGATAGGGTGCCCCCGGTCAAGGACACAGTGGCAGTCGTCCCTACCACGCTGACACTGTAACTCAAGCTATTGCCTGCCGTGCTGCCGCTAGTACCATGGGTCAGCACAATGGCCGTGCCATCAATATTGATCACTTCATTAATGCCATTGGCCACATTGGACACGGTGAAGGTGAAGCCTTTGATGGTTTGCCCCGCTTCCACGGTACTGATATTGGTGCCACTGAACAGGCTGGCGGCAGCCCCCCCTTCGGTAAAGGTGGGGTTACTGCCATTGCTGGTTAACGTGGGCTCATCATTATTTTGTACCACGGTCACGGTAGAAGCCACTGCCAGAGAGCCCGTATTATCCCCACCATTGGCGGTACCCCCACTGTCCTGAATACTGGTTAAGGTCACCACCCGGTTACTGGTGCTCGGCGAGTTACTGTTGTTCTGGTAACTCATGTTGTCGATCATGGTCTCCGCTGCCGCCACTGACAGGTTACCGCCCGTCATGGTCACGGTGGCGGTGGTGCCGATCACCATCACACTGTAATTCAGGCTATTGCCTGCGGTGCTGCCATTGGTACCATGGGTGAGGACAATGGTGGTGCCATCAATATTGATCCGTTCATTACTGCCATTGGTGACGTTGGTGATGGTAAAGCTCAGCCCGGTAATATTCTGCCCCGACTCGACGGTATTGATATCGGTGCCGGTAAACAGACTGGCGGCTGCCCCCCCTTCCGTGAAGGTCGGGTTACTGGCATTGGCGGTTAAGGTCGGCTCATCATTAACCCCCACCATGGTCACCGTCGATGCCACCGAAATGGATGCGGTATCGTCTCCACTATTGGCCGTACCGCCACTGTCTTGAATGCTGGTTAAGGTCACCACCCGGCTACTGGTGCTGGGGGTATTGCTGTTATTCTGATAACTCATGTTATCAATCAGCGTTTGTGCCGTGGCAGTAGATAGGGTGCCTCCGGTCAAGGACACAGTGGCAGTCGTCCCTACCACCGACACGCTATAGCTCAAGCTATTGCCTGCCGTACTGCCGCTGGTGCCATGGGTCAGCACGATGGCGGTCCCATCAATATTGATCACTTCATTAATGCCATTGGCCACATTGGACAAGGTGAAGGTGAAGCCTTTAATGGTTTGCCCTGCTTCCACGGTACTGATATTGGTGCCACTGAACAGGCTGGCGGCAGCCCCCCCTTCGGTAAAGGTGGGGTTGCTACCATTGGAGGTTAAGGTGGGCTCATCATTATTTTGTACCACGGTCACGGTAGAAGCCACTGCCAGAGAGCCCGTATTATCCCCACCATTGGCGGTGCCGCCACTGTCTTGAATACTGGTTAAGGTCACCACCCGATTGCTAGTACTGGGCGAGTTACTGTTGTTCTGGTAACTCATGTTATCGATCATGGTCTCCGCTGCCGCCACTGACAGGTTACCGCCCGTCATGGTCACGGTGGCGGTGGTGCCAATCACCATCACACTGTAATTCAGACTATTGCCCGCCGTGCTGCCATTGGTGCCATGGGTCAGCACAATGGTGGTGCCATCAATATTGATCCGTTCATTACTGCCATTGGTGACGTTGGTGATGGTAAAGCTCAGCCCAGTAATATTCTGCCCCGATTCCACCGTATTGATATCGGTACCGGTAAACAGGCTAGCCGCTGCGCCCCCTTCCGTGAAGGTGGGGTTACTGGCATTGGCGGTTAAGGTCGGCTCATCATTAACCCCCACCATGGTCACCGTCGATGCCACCGAAATGGATGCGGTATCGTCTCCACCATTGGCCGTGCCGCCACTGTCTTGAATGCTGGTTAAGGTCACCACCCGGTTACTGGTGCTGGGAGTATTGCTGTTATTCTGATAACTCATGTTATCAATCAGCGTTTGTGCCGTGGCGGTAGATAGAGTACCCCCGGTCAAGGACACAGTGGCAGTCGTCCCTACCACCGACACGCTATAGCTCAAGCTATTGCCTGCCGTGCTGCCGCTGGTGCCATGGGTCAGCACGATGGCGGTCCCATCAATATTGATCACTTCATTAATGCCATTAGCTACATTAGAAATGGTAAAGGTAAAGCCCTTGATGGTTTGCCCCGCTTCCACGGTACTGATATTAGTGCCACTGAACAAGCTGGCGGCAGCCCCCCCTTCGGTAAAGGTGGGGTTACTGCCATTGCTGGTTAACGTGGGCTCATCATTATTTTGTACCACGGTCACGGTAGAAGCCACTGCCAAAGAGCCCGTATTATCCCCACCATTGGCGGTACCCCCACTGTCCTGAATACTGGTTAAGGTCACCACCCGATTGCTGGTACTAGGCGAGTTACTGTTGTTCTGGTAACTCATGTTGTCGATCATGGTTTGAGCTGCTGCAGTCGACATATTGCCACCGGTCATGGTGACTGTGGCGGTGGTACCGATCACCATCACACTGTAATTCAGACTATTGCCTGCGGTACTGCCATTAGTACCATGGGTCAGCACAATGGTGGTGCCATCGATATTGATCCGTTCATTACTGCCATTGGTGACGTTGGTGATGGTAAAACTCAGCCCAGTGATATTTTGCCCCGATTCCACCGTACTAATGCTAGTACCGCTAAATAGGCTGGCGGCAGCCCCCCCTTCGGTAAAGGTGGGATTACTGGCATTGGCAGTTAAGGTCGGTTCATCATTAACCCCCACCACTGTTACTGTCGAAGCAATAGCCACAGAAGCCGTATCATCCCCACCATTGGCCGTGCCACCACTGTCTTGAATACTGGTTAAGGTCACTACCCGGTTACTGGTGTTCGGCGTATTACTGTTATTCTGATAGCTCATATTGTCTATCATGGTTTGCGTCGCTGCAGTAGACAGTGTACCGCCAGTCAAAGAAACCGTTGCGGTCGTACCCACCACACTGACACTGTAGTTCAAGCTGTTGGTTGCAGTATTACCACTGGTACCATGGGTCAACACAATGGCCGTCCCATCAATATTGATAATCTCACTGCTGCCGTTGGTAACGTTAGTGACTGTAAATGTCAGCCCAGCAATGGTTTGTCCTGCTTCAACAGTACTGATGCTGGTACCACTATATAAACTGGCTGCAGCGCCGCCTTCCGTAAACGTTGGGTTACTGCCATTGGACGTTAACGTGGGCTCATCATTGTTTTGCACCACCGTGACGGTTGAAGCAATCGCTAATGAGCCGGTGTTATCCCCACCATTAGCGGTACCGCCACTGTCTTGAATACTGGTCAAGGTCACTACCCGATTGCTGGTGTTAGGCGAGTTACTGTTATTTTGGTAGCTCATGTTATCCACCAGAGTCTGAGTCGCTGCCGCCGACAAGGTGCCACCAGTCAGTGATATGGTCGCCGTGGTACCAATGACACTGACGCTGTAATTCAAGCTGTTACTTGCTGTTGTACCATTGGTGCCATGGGTGAGCACAATAGTAGTGCCATCCACATTGACTCGTTCATTACTGCCGTTAGTGACATTGGTAACAGTAAAGGTTAAGCCACTCACTGTTTGTCCTGACTCCACAGTGCTAACACTCGTTCCGCTAAACAAGCTAGCCGCACTCCCGCCTTCTGTATAAGTTGGATTGCTGGCATTGGCGGTTAAGGTGGGTTCATCGTTGACCGCTGTCATCGCAATAGTGCGGGTATCAGAACCACTGGCTGCATTTTTATCCGTGGCAGTAAAAGTAATGGTGCGATTAGACGTACCTGGGTCTTGCGTTGTGGAGTCATA from Spartinivicinus poritis includes the following:
- a CDS encoding TolC family protein — translated: MIKAQGRVGYIKISIGVLALCATGCVVTPKPIDKEAINKRVTSDLEQMFKDQEPVRGEISLYEAMARALKYNLAHRLKMLDQVVKNRELDVSRYDLLPQLAASAGYKHRDNVNASSSFSVSRDTESLETSTSQDQELWNAQARVVWNVLDFGVSYLRQKQQANKVLIAEEQRRKVVQNIVQEVRQAYWRVVAAEQVEMKLKRVMREIEYALNTAKRMQHGALQKPLLTLKYRRDLLKTLRNLMKKKEQLSLAKADLARLMNVPLGSRYQVAQPPLATNTAVAFSAHQLQKLQLAALSYRPELMEMDYKSRIVRKEGKIAKLDLLPGLSFNLGAYYDDNSFLLNQSWAEAGIQVSYDLMKLARIPDINLLHETREKLVNMQRQALTSAVLSQVELSLRSYLAAKQDLEYSIWATDIEKQRYQQYQAASSSGVGERLELIQSQGDLLLATLDQYYQYAEVQSEYGMVLNSLGIDPLPKMMVSHDLTTISKTLQHYFEKDLRQHVGQIINSGPALASNTVESPGEKTVPD
- a CDS encoding type III secretion system chaperone, encoding MTEKSRVAVQNVTAQLTQWLISAGFAEAADSNDQGIYCFNYDQRWLLNIESVTTIEQLYFYAVLTRLTDVGRQQLAEFLLKQNLLDLATEGYSFALDDDDHVILWHRVTAKEITNAMVFQDSLFHFVDIADRWWHQLQAYSDMSPAQTARSAQSAEPLAIKV
- a CDS encoding DUF4347 domain-containing protein, which translates into the protein MRHYVKSLLSSTPFKIFNGRLNILSQQANKATSLKRNDVASLPTACASLLLPLEKRYLFDGAAVATAVDATQPPVEPQPANDDAAAQDLLQALNTANEAENTNDTRKEVVFIDSRVIDYESLVEGLGDNLEVVVLNTDQNGVAQIANSLSGRQVDAIHIVSHGDDGKLFLGNTVLDINTLNNHASYLTAIGQSLNSVGNDRGDILLYGCDVGRGAAGEAFVQALAGLTDADIAASTDDTGNSELSGDWELEYNTGNITTDTPFSETALAAYDYLFALPISSDQTTNYDGLGLSDTAVIANGTAIDDISYDGWRFNGFGGETGIYAHEGSLTNDVNTTGTRFYTSDSSNFKFTSIDYNIDTQGNPANATITFYGFRNGVQVESQGFNAADTSTGTWTLNWGSVDEVKIVANTHWIFMDNLKVGAEIPANATPSISINNTNLAYTEGNAATQIDSAGTVSDSDGDAEWNGGSLSVQITGNAEAGDRISIVDSDGDGTAITISGTNIFANGVDIGDLSASGGIVTGGTKLTITFDSDATNANVQEVLQSIRYDSTTQDPGTSNRTITFTATDKNAASGSDTRTIAMTAVNDEPTLTANASNPTYTEGGSAASLFSGTSVSTVESGQTVSGLTFTVTNVTNGSNERVNVDGTTIVLTHGTNGTTASNSLNYSVSVIGTTATISLTGGTLSAAATQTLVDNMSYQNNSNSPNTSNRVVTLTSIQDSGGTANGGDNTGSLAIASTVTVVQNNDEPTLTSNGSNPTFTEGGAAASLYSGTSISTVEAGQTIAGLTFTVTNVTNGSSEIINIDGTAIVLTHGTSGNTATNSLNYSVSVVGTTATVSLTGGTLSTAATQTMIDNMSYQNNSNTPNTSNRVVTLTSIQDSGGTANGGDDTASVAIASTVTVVGVNDEPTLTANASNPTFTEGGAAASLFSGTSISTVESGQNITGLSFTITNVTNGSNERINIDGTTIVLTHGTNGSTAGNSLNYSVMVIGTTATVTMTGGNMSTAAAQTMIDNMSYQNNSNSPSTSNRVVTLTSIQDSGGTANGGDNTGSLAVASTVTVVQNNDEPTLTSNGSNPTFTEGGAAASLFSGTNISTVEAGQTIKGFTFTISNVANGINEVINIDGTAIVLTHGTSGSTAGNSLSYSVSVVGTTATVSLTGGTLSTATAQTLIDNMSYQNNSNTPSTSNRVVTLTSIQDSGGTANGGDDTASISVASTVTMVGVNDEPTLTANASNPTFTEGGAAASLFTGTDINTVESGQNITGLSFTITNVTNGSNERINIDGTTIVLTHGTNGSTAGNSLNYSVMVIGTTATVTMTGGNLSVAAAETMIDNMSYQNNSNSPSTSNRVVTLTSIQDSGGTANGGDNTGSLAVASTVTVVQNNDEPTLTSNGSNPTFTEGGAAASLFSGTNISTVEAGQTIKGFTFTLSNVANGINEVINIDGTAIVLTHGTSGSTAGNSLSYSVSVVGTTATVSLTGGTLSTATAQTLIDNMSYQNNSNTPSTSSRVVTLTSIQDSGGTANSGDDTASISVASTVTMVGVNDEPTLTANASNPTFTEGGAAASLFTGTDINTVESGQNITGLSFTITNVTNGSNERINIDGTTIVLTHGTNGSTAGNSLNYSVMVIGTTATVTMTGGNLSVAAAETMIDNMSYQNNSNSPSTSNRVVTLTSIQDSGGTANGGDNTGSLAVASTVTVVQNNDEPTLTSNGSNPTFTEGGAAASLFSGTNISTVEAGQTIKGFTFTVSNVANGINEVINIDGTAIVLTHGTSGSTAGNSLSYSVSVVGTTATVSLTGGTLSTATAQTLIDNMSYQNNSNTPSTSNRVVTLTSIQDSGGTANSGDDTASISVASTVTMVGVNDEPTLTANASNPTFTEGGAAASLFTGTSISTIEAGQTITGLTFTVSNVSDGNSEVIVVDGVSVVLTQGNSGTTATNGLSYNVTVVGTTATVSLTGGNLSAAAAQSVIDNMSYQNNNQMPTTANRVVTLTSIQDNGGTANGGDNTGSLTIASTVTVVANNDAPTLSSTASNPTYIEDGAAVNLFSGTTIDTVETGQTLTGLSFKVSNIKDGVNEIINVDGTRIRLVDGRSGITSVNNLSYTVSVVGSTAQVNLTGGSLSVVAMQALVNGMSYQNNSQFPDTSERVVTLTKLSDSGGIANGGQDASAFTIHSTVSVVQVNDAPTAISLSSDVIRKSNTTGLIGTFATTDVDTDDIHSYSLVTGVGSQHNGLFSITDNLLKPKDLSAIDGGTYSIRVAVNDGNGGRFERTFTITIIDDVATNLNISQLSGNSSADTTLTVSDPAPLANFVLEPIGSETILSDTVETTSPTLTVTPVVSTLIPTINTTADVITTSTGIAAGLPQRAVVGLGINPAFGFSSANGVGFSASGDSGTTVLVPSGSDSAGGEPGVQVSFGSQALPTNAPSVTPSPVTSPTPGANPTTPVSPIDNQPVGNDQGANSGDQPGNNNQASPTDAPSLGNGGIELNNNSQQASNAGANPNNEPAKQGDNTAGEPATNDTNSQPNEQNKQKKTEAQLQLLQNGLNFNEQLQLVSNRFEIEQLLLLEALEDMLEEPDVVNG